The region CATTTTCAATGGCTTTTAATACAGTCATTAACGCCAGACTTCTATTACAAACTATCTACGGTTTGGTTAGTTGAAGTATTAACTCAAGCGCTGTTTCAGCAAGGACGGATTATGATGACATTACCCACTAAAAAATGGCCTTTAGGCGCTATTACTATCGTATGTATGAGCCTATTGGCTTGCGTTACATTAAGCGAAAAGGCGCAAGCCGCAGATATTTCAGCAGATGAACAGACAACTAAAACGGTTGTGAGTAGCGTAGGCCGTCAACTTGAAAGTGCTGAGTCGTTAAACGTTAAATCGAGCAATCATTTATCAACAACTAGATTTTCAGCAACTACTTTATCGCCGACGGTTTCATCAACAGCCATGCAAGCAACAAGGCAGCGCATTGAAGCTTTGCATAATAGCACCAAGCAGTTAACGCCAACGGTGAAGCTATCGCGTTCACAACATCTTGAATTGTTAAAAAAGCAAACTGTAGATCAGCGAATAGATCAGCGAGTCAGTGGTTTAAACGCTGCTTCAACTCAAGGTGGCGGTGATGGCAATGCCTCGTTGATATACATCCAGCCAGGATTGCGGGATTTCTCAATTTATGAGGCATACAGTCATTTATATGATGATTTTGATGAAGATGGTTTTTATCAAACATTCACGGTGACATTCGATGCCGATGTATATGGATTTAGTGTTGGAGAGCCTGCAGACGTTTATGGCGAACTTTATTTAAGCCGTAATGGTGGGCCGTGGGAGCATTTTTACTCCACTGATATTTTTACTATTTATGGTGAAGCAGAAGATGACAGTTTTGAAGTACTTACTACCTTGGCACAAGGTTACAAAACCGATTATTACGACGTACTGATTGATTTATATGAAGTGGGTTATGAAGATATCGTTGCAACGATTAGTAGTGAAGATGTTGATAGCTTATATGCACTGCCATTAGAAAGTAGCGACAGAGATGCGGTTTATATTGAAGAAGAAATCATCGAAACTGAAGTGATAGTCAGTGGCGGTAGTACGTCTGGTGTGATGTTAATCCTAGGTTTAGCTTTGCTATTCATGAGACGAAATTATGAGCAAGAAAGTGTTAACTAATGCAAATTGTTAACTAATAAAAAGTGCTACCTCATGACCTGATTAACTTCAGTTGCTCTTTTTAAGCTTAGCGACTTTTTTAACCCCAAGGGCTTTCATATGCCTCAACGACTTGTACTATCAAACAGAGTCGCTGAGGTTATTCATTTTGCTTAATGAAAGTTACTTAAGCATTTATTTAGCCAATCACTTAGCTAATGATTTAATTTCACCATGATGTAGCTGAGTAACGAGTAGATCACCTGAGCTCACTTGGTCAGCTTGCTCAATCACATTACCATTCTTGTCTTTCGTTATACTGTAACCACGGCTTAAGGTGGCTAGAGGACTGACGGTTTCAAGTTTATGGGCACTGTAACTGAGTTGCTTGCTGGCATTATTAAGCGAGTGCTTCATGGCATCATTTAAGCGGCTACTTAAATAAGTCATTTTATTTTGTTCTAGGGTGAGCTTGTGGGCTGGAGATTGTCGTTGCAATCGGCCTTTTAACTGCTGTTGTCTCAGTTCTGCTTTAGCCATTTTGTGTTGTAGAGCAGATTCAAGCTTTAACTGCATTTCATCAAAACGTTGTTCAAGCTGTTGTAGCTGCCTTTTAGGATCTTGTCTTTGCAGCTGGTGGCTTAATTCAGCAAGTTGGGTGCTTTGATGCAATATGTAATGACGGTAAGCTTGTCTTAAACGCGCGAAAGTCGCAGTCAATTTTTGGCTTTTATTGCCTTTGTCATCGGATAACAACTCAGCCCCTGCCGATGGCGTAGGCGCTCTTACATCAGCAACATAGTCACTGATGGTGGTATCAATTTCATGACCTACCGCGCTCACTACGGGCAATGCACTGTTATAAATAGCGTGGGCTAAGTCTTCATCGTTAAAGCACCATAAATCTTCCAGTGAACCACCACCGCGAGTTAGGAGTATTACATCAACCTCAAGGCGTTTATTGGCGGTAGTTATCGCATCGATAATTAATTTACTGGCAGTAGCACCTTGTACTTGAGTGGGGTAAATCACCACTTCGATAGATGGATCACGCCTAGAAAGCACATGAACCACATCGCGAATGGCAGCGCCTGTAGCAGAAGTAATAACACCTATTCTTTGGATATTTTTCGGTAAAGGGCGCTTAGTTTCTGTTGCAAATAAGCCTTCCGCCGCTAATTTGAGTTTAAGCGCCTCATATTGCTGTGCAAGTAAACCATCACCCGCAGGTAACATTGACTCTAATAATAATTGATAATCGCCGCGGGGCTCATAAACACTAATCGCACCTTTAACTAGCACTTGTTGACCGTTAACTGGTTTGAACGGGACGGACTGATTTCGGCCTTTGAACATCGCACAACGAATTTGCGAGCGACTGTCTTTTAAGGTCATATACCAATGACCTGAATTTGGGGAAACAAAGTTCGAGATTTCGGCCTCTAACCAGACCTTTCCGAGCTCTCCTTCAAGCAGCTGGCGGACTTCACCGTTTAATCGCGAAACAGAGTAAACATTATTTTTCGAGCTTTTCATCAAATTCGGCCACCCAATAGGATTTTTTCACTATTTTCCATTTACCAACCTAAATATGCAAGGTATAATCCCGCCGCAATATTTACCCCTTCTAAACCCTACAATTTCTGGGAGATGTTGCATGTTAAGATTAAGAAATGACGCACTAACATTTGATGATGTATTACTAGTGCCTGCTCACTCAACCGTCCTCCCAAACACCGCTATTCTGAAAACTCGTCTGACTAGAAAAATAGAATTAAACACCCCAATTGTCTCTGCAGCTATGGATACCGTAACTGAAGCTCGCTTAGCGATCGCGATGGCTCAAGAAGGTGGTTTAGGTTTTATTCATAAAAATATGACGATTGAACAGCAAGCTGAAGAAGTTCGTAAAGTTAAAATTTACGAAGCGGGCATTGTTCAGCAGCCAGTAACAGTAACCCCACAAACGACTCTTGCCGACCTTAAAGTGTTGACTGAGCGCAATGGTTTTGCGGGTTACCCAGTGATTAATGAAGCAAACGAACTAGTCGGTATTATTACCGGCCGCGATGTACGCTTTGTGACCAACTGGAGCCGTACTGTTGACCAAGTTATGACCCCTAAAGATCGCTTAGTTACTGTACCTGAAGGGACTAAGTTAGATGAAGTACAAAAACTCATGCATTCTCACCGTGTTGAGAAAGTACTGGTCGTTGATGATAACTTCAAGCTTAAAGGTCTTATCACTGTTAAAGATTTCCAAAAAGCTGAACGTAAACCAAATGCATGTAAAGACGAGTTAGGTCGTTTACGTGTTGGCGCAGCCGTAGGTGCAGGCGCTGGTAACGAAGAGCGTGTAGCAGCATTGGTTAAAGCTGGTGTTGACGTATTATTGATTGACTCATCTCATGGTCACTCAGAAGGTGTATTACAACGTATTCGTGATACACGTGCAGCATTCCCTGACTTACAAATCGTTGGTGGTAACGTTGCAACAGCAGAAGGCGCATTAGCCTTAGTTGATGCTGGTGTTGATGCGGTTAAAGTCGGTATCGGCCCTGGGTCAATCTGTACGACTCGTATCGTTACTGGTGTTGGTGTACCACAAATCACAGCGGTATCTG is a window of Shewanella donghaensis DNA encoding:
- a CDS encoding choice-of-anchor H family protein, translated to MMTLPTKKWPLGAITIVCMSLLACVTLSEKAQAADISADEQTTKTVVSSVGRQLESAESLNVKSSNHLSTTRFSATTLSPTVSSTAMQATRQRIEALHNSTKQLTPTVKLSRSQHLELLKKQTVDQRIDQRVSGLNAASTQGGGDGNASLIYIQPGLRDFSIYEAYSHLYDDFDEDGFYQTFTVTFDADVYGFSVGEPADVYGELYLSRNGGPWEHFYSTDIFTIYGEAEDDSFEVLTTLAQGYKTDYYDVLIDLYEVGYEDIVATISSEDVDSLYALPLESSDRDAVYIEEEIIETEVIVSGGSTSGVMLILGLALLFMRRNYEQESVN
- the xseA gene encoding exodeoxyribonuclease VII large subunit; the protein is MKSSKNNVYSVSRLNGEVRQLLEGELGKVWLEAEISNFVSPNSGHWYMTLKDSRSQIRCAMFKGRNQSVPFKPVNGQQVLVKGAISVYEPRGDYQLLLESMLPAGDGLLAQQYEALKLKLAAEGLFATETKRPLPKNIQRIGVITSATGAAIRDVVHVLSRRDPSIEVVIYPTQVQGATASKLIIDAITTANKRLEVDVILLTRGGGSLEDLWCFNDEDLAHAIYNSALPVVSAVGHEIDTTISDYVADVRAPTPSAGAELLSDDKGNKSQKLTATFARLRQAYRHYILHQSTQLAELSHQLQRQDPKRQLQQLEQRFDEMQLKLESALQHKMAKAELRQQQLKGRLQRQSPAHKLTLEQNKMTYLSSRLNDAMKHSLNNASKQLSYSAHKLETVSPLATLSRGYSITKDKNGNVIEQADQVSSGDLLVTQLHHGEIKSLAK
- the guaB gene encoding IMP dehydrogenase; the protein is MLRLRNDALTFDDVLLVPAHSTVLPNTAILKTRLTRKIELNTPIVSAAMDTVTEARLAIAMAQEGGLGFIHKNMTIEQQAEEVRKVKIYEAGIVQQPVTVTPQTTLADLKVLTERNGFAGYPVINEANELVGIITGRDVRFVTNWSRTVDQVMTPKDRLVTVPEGTKLDEVQKLMHSHRVEKVLVVDDNFKLKGLITVKDFQKAERKPNACKDELGRLRVGAAVGAGAGNEERVAALVKAGVDVLLIDSSHGHSEGVLQRIRDTRAAFPDLQIVGGNVATAEGALALVDAGVDAVKVGIGPGSICTTRIVTGVGVPQITAVSDAAAAIKHLDIPVIADGGIRFSGDLAKALAAGASCIMAGSMFAGTDEAPGETELYNGRAYKSYRGMGSLGAMTQTQGSSDRYFQSDNAADKLVPEGIEGRVAYKGKLKEIIHQHMGGLRSCMGLTGCATIKELNEKAEFVRITSAGMGESHVHDVTISKEAPNYRSGT